DNA from Athene noctua chromosome 24, bAthNoc1.hap1.1, whole genome shotgun sequence:
TGCCCACCACCAAGGAGCCAGTGACAGGCAATTTTGGGGAGGAGAGGGCAGACGAGTGAGCCCCTCCCACGCCGTGCAATGCTGCTTAGGGGACTCAAACGCTAAAAAACACCCTGGTGCCTTCAGCTTCTGGGGACACTCATTTGGGAACACACTTTAGCACCCAAAAAGGGGTTCGGCCACACATCAGGGGCAGACAAGGCCCTGGCGATGCTCAGGCAGCAGCAAAACCGATACCCAGCCCCAAGCACaaccctggccctgcagaggagaagcccccagcccccccagaccTGCCCGCAGCCTTTCGAACGCCTTTACCAAGGGTGAGCCATGCCAGAAggtgttttttcctccctgcacaaagccggggtggggagggaggtgctgctattgtgccttttttttttcttacgtaCTCAAGCCACAGCGTAATTTCCACCGAGCAGCCGTTTCACCTGCGCAGCGTGAGGGCCACGCCGGTGAAAGGGGGTGTTTGAAGTCAGGTTTTGTGACTGCATCTGTGCAACCGAATTTCTCGTGCGAAGAGGCTGCCTGAGAGGGATGTGTAGGCGCCTCTGCCCTGTGCCTCGCCGTGTCCCCGGGGGAGGTGTCTGCGGGTGTGCACGCATGTCCTCGCACGGACATTTATGTCCCTTTGCCCAGTTTTGCTCCGGAGGGTGTCCAAACCCCTCAGCTcttgctggaggagctgccccgCGCCGGCCCTTCCGCAAACGCTTCTTCGGCCGGGTCCGGTTGGCTTGTTCACGAGTGTGGGCGGGCGTGAGGAGGGCTGAAGGCTGGGCTGACCCTGTCCCTGATGCTCTTCAAGGCTCACTGGGGTGTCCTGGATGTCCCCAGGCCAGCTGTGACCCAGCTGGACAGTTGGTCAGCCTCGCAGGGACACAAAGGACCGCGGCCCCAAAGCTGCCATCGCAGCGGGGGGGTGTTTGCACTGAGACAGCACCGAAACCAGGCGTATCTCAGTGTCTGAACCCCCAAAGTGGGCAGCGGACCCCAAGGGACTGGCATGAAATCGCTGCCTGTCCTTAAGCTGCTCTTGCCCACAGCTGGGCAGGCAAGAACTTGGCCTTGGGGACAAAACTCCCACTTCGCCCTGGAAATGGGGACTTGGGGAGAGCCCTGTGAGGGGGCCAGCGCTCCCACCCCGGGCAGGacccctgggcaggcagggcatCAGGACAGCAGCTTTCACCCCAACTGGGAGGCCACAGAGGAATGgggagcacagccctgctccccccatccctcACCTGGGCACCAGCGCTCACATCCCCCCCGCAGCAGTGAGCCCCAACCCCCATTTTCATCCCTCCGAGAGGCAGCCTCAGAGATTGCAACAGGACCCCCACCCTCCGCAGGCACCCAGGTGGTCCCCAGCTCCTGTCTGGAGGGCGCAAACCCTCTCACCCCCGGGTCCCTGGTACCTGTTGGCAGCGAGGCGAGGACCAGCCGCTCTCAGACTCCCATGGCCCAGCGGCGAGAGCGAAGGCGTTGTTCACGCTCACGTCCTCTCCATCCCTGGCAGGAGCGTGGAGACCCTCTGGGGAGCAGAGAcgagccccccgcccgcgggcgCGCGCTCCCCGCCACTGCCACTTGCTCTCGCTCACCTCCTGCCCTGGTTTCCTGCCTCATGAGCAAACTCTAGAGAAGCTGGTTCGCAGCTCGCGCACAACCGCAAGAGCTAGTGACAAACCCCGATGGCTTCCTGCCATCCCCAGCACGGAGGGTCCCTGCTCTGGGTGTCCCTGGCCACCGATCCCCAGGGAACAGGGTGGACAAAGCGATGCTGAGCCCCTCGGTCGGTGGGGAAATGGGATCCCGTGGGCTGGGAGATGCGCTGTGAGGGGCCAGCGATGGGCAGGGGATTGTCACCCCCTGCCCGGGTTGTCCTGGCGAGCTGACCCCCCCGGCTCCTTGGTGCTGTCCCCTCTCCGGTGCTCGGCGGGGGCAGGCTGACAGCGCCATGCACCATCTCCCCTGACCCCCTCAGACCCTACGCAGCTTGTGGGACTCATCCTGCACCCACAGCCCCTACTTGAGCCATCACACCGGGTCACCCCAGACCCTGGCACCCCAAGAGTCACCAGTGAGAGAAGCTGAAGCCAAGGGGACACGTTGTgccccagccaggctgccagcCTCGTGTTTTTGGAgacagctcagagcagagcaaCCACAACGCTATTGTCTTGGCTTTTGTGATCAAACATGAAGCCGCAGGTACCTGCTGGCTGCTCTGCGGAGGCACAGGCAGGAAGCCCAGCTGTGTTGGGGGGGGCTGTGACAACTCGAGGGGCACCGCAGCAGCAGCACCGGACGCAGCATCCACCCTGGCAAGGACATTTCCCAGGGGCAGCCGCGCAGCCCCGTTCCCTTGTGCTCACTGACACTGCGGGTGCCCCAGGCAAAGGGTGCACTGCCAGGCCCCGGGGTGTGCCACAGCCTCGGGGTGCATGTCGGGTTctccctgtgtcctgctgctACCCTGGGAAGGAGAAGCAGCCCCCCAAATTATCCCTGGGTCATTCCACAGCTTGCCTGGGTCACCCCACCTCTTCCCCACCACGGCTTGATAAAAACGTCTGTGAAAATTGCATCCCCAAGCGGCAACTTCTTTTGTAAAGGGTTTGGTGTTaatggaggaaaggaaaaagccaAAAGCAAACCCCTCTGGTGACAGCGATGTTGCCAACGCTGGCTGGCACTGCCCCCAGGATCCCTCCTGCTCCCAGCGCAGTGCTGCAGGGGGTTGGAGATGGGTCAGGATGGGGGTGTGGGGGCTGCCAAACCCCGAGCACAgtccccagcacctcctggcctCAAGCCTCAAAAACAACCCCTCTGTTCACAGCTGGTTCGGTGAAGAGCGTTTCCTGCAACGGTGCAGCCTGAGCACCCACCCGCTGCCAGGGGCGTCCGGGAAGAGGCTGGCAACCAGAAGCAAAGACACCGTCTCTGGCATGGCACCATCCTGCAGCAGAAACCCCTGAGAAGCCACCCACCCTGCAAAGCAGAGCCCTGGGGcgtggctggggaaggggcaatGACAGCATGGTCCCCTCggccacccccaggtcccccaCAGCGAAGGGGCAGGAGCCACATCTGCAGGCGCGGGCAGGTGCCTGGGTGCAtgtaaaaacaggaaaaaagcatCAGCTCTCGCCTTCACCTCCTTTTATTCCTCCTCAAGGGGCTGCTCCCCATATTTTCCACTGTGGTTGACACCACCATCCTTAGGGACAGGGCACTGGGTGCCCCAAAACACCCTGTGCCCGATGGGGATGGTGGCACGGCGTTgtccccggggcagggctggcagcaccaGGGCTAAGCACTGCCCGCCCCGAGGGAGCTCCCCAGACCCTTGAGCCCTACCAGGTCTGgatgcacccatgggtgcccacgAGGCTCCGGTCCGGGCTCAGTTCCGAGCACTCCGAGGGGTCCCACCGCGCTCAGCAGAGGGAGAACCGCCGGGAGTTGATGTTCATGCGGGTGACGCCGATGTGCTTGAGCGGCGTGGAGAGCAAGAAGGCGGCCTTGGGCGGGATGTTGCAGAGCAGGTCCGAGTCTTCCTCACAGCCCTCGAGGCCGAAGGTAGCGTCGTCCAGCATCTCCTTGTGCTGGTGGCAGGCCTGCTCCACCTTCAGCCGGTGCAGCCGCGCCCGCAGGCGCATCAGCTGCTGCGCCAGGCGCTGGTCCACAGCCTGCATCTCCCGCTGcaccgggggggggacacaggacgGGTGTGAGGGCCGCAGCAGGACCGGCCACCGGGGGAGGCAACGCTGGGGCAGGGCACAAATCCACCAGGGACCACGCGCAGACGGGGCGCCGGGATCAGCGCAGAGCCCGCACGCGTGGTCCTGGGGTCGGCACGAGGCCCTGAGGCGGGCTGATGGCACAGGGTCAGCTCGGGTGGGCTTGTAGCCGTGTGGTTGTTGCTGCTTGTGCCACCCCAGGAACGCCACCACGGCTGTGCCACCCCGAGGAAGTCCAGCGCAGCCGTGCACAGGCGGGAGGGGGTGACAAGCGCAGACCCTGACAGAGCTGTGACCCCCGGCGCTGCGCGGGGGACACGGCCGAGCTGTGGCACCACAGAGCCACACGTGGCCTTGCAAAAAATCCACGAACACTGGCCGTGCTGGGAAAAGGAGCAAAGCCCCACGCTGCGGCTGGAGCACCCTGAGCCTGGCACATCCCATCGCTGCTGCGGGAGGTCGGGCTGCAAACGCTCCCCTTGTGCGGAGAAACCCCGAGGCCCCGTCCCTGCCTTggggcccagcccctgcccccccttcgtgccccccatcccaccagcagcTACTCACCAGCTCCATCCTGAGCCACTCCAGAGCCGCCTCCACGGTGGCGAAGCCACAGACGCCACCATCCCACTCCTCCTCATCCCCGGGGTGCCCagggccctgctctgccccccgtgcccccccgggGGTCCGGCTGCGCCAGGGCTGCCCCCTCACCCGGGCTTCCCACTCCAGGTAGGAAGGTCTCCGCgtctgcagcttcagcttggcCGTCAGCGCCTTCACGCTGTCCAggctctcctcctcccaggtgGGCTCCTCCTCGCCCAGCTCCTTGAACTTCAAGTCGCCAAAGGGCATGGTGGCACCCgccagagccccccaaaaccctTGGGTCACCTCTCCCCCCCTCAAACCCTCCGTGCAAACGGGGTCTCTGCCCCGCTGCGCCTACAGAGTGAGGAGCACCCCGAGCACCCACCCGCTCCCCACAGCTGCACCCACGTCCCGGTTATTTATTCACCCTCAGAACAATAAAGGTTGGGGGCACCGAGGACAATTCCAACGGGCAGGAACTTTCCTTATCCAGAGGAGTGCAAaggaggagggtttttttgtttgttcggTGacggtttgggctttttttggtgtttggtttttttttttcccttttcttttcttttttgaattgtTGTCTCCGGCTGGGAGGAGACTCCCTCTTCCCCGGAGGAAGCTTTTACCGGGACCTACTGGCAAGGAGGAGCGGGGATGATTTATCCGCGGGCGCAGCCGCCCTCCAGCACCCGGccggggcaaaaaaaaaaaacccaaggaaggaaaaagaaaccgGGGGGGGAGACTGCGGGGGGGTGAGGGacggggcgaggagccgggggggcagctggggtcCCGCATCCCAGCCGGGCCGTTAAGGTG
Protein-coding regions in this window:
- the FAM167B gene encoding protein FAM167B, translating into MPFGDLKFKELGEEEPTWEEESLDSVKALTAKLKLQTRRPSYLEWEARVRGQPWRSRTPGGARGAEQGPGHPGDEEEWDGGVCGFATVEAALEWLRMELREMQAVDQRLAQQLMRLRARLHRLKVEQACHQHKEMLDDATFGLEGCEEDSDLLCNIPPKAAFLLSTPLKHIGVTRMNINSRRFSLC